A single region of the Cucumis melo cultivar AY chromosome 3, USDA_Cmelo_AY_1.0, whole genome shotgun sequence genome encodes:
- the LOC127148628 gene encoding uncharacterized protein LOC127148628, which produces MPPRRGARRGGGRGGRGAGRGQPEAPPVAPAVDPNAPVTQADLAAMEQRYQDMLQAALAPFLAAQQNQAAPVQAQAAPAQAQAAPVPAQAVAPPAPEEAQPVPVQLSAEAKHLRDFRKYNPKTFDGSMDNPTKAQMWLTSIETIFRYMKCPEDQKVQCAVFFLEDRGTAWWETAERMLGGDVSKITWEQFKENFYAKFFSANVKHAKLQEFLNLEQGDMTVEQYDAEFDMLSRFAPDMVRDEDARTEKFVRGLRLDLQGIVRALRPATHADALRIALDLSLPERADPSKAAGRGSALGQKRKVETQLDVAPQRTLRSGGVFQRHRRELAAAGRTLRELPACTTCGRVHGGRCLAGSGVCFRCRQPGHTADVCPRKPFETTPPQPSASQQGRVFATTRQEAERAGTVVTGRGRGKGKGKLASDPK; this is translated from the exons atgccgccacgtaggggtgcacgccgaggaggtggtaggggaggcagaggagccggtcgtggccagccggaggcgccacctgttgcaccggcagtcgacccaaacgcaccggtcacccaggcggatctcgccgcgatggagcagcgttatcaggacatgctgcaagctgctttggcgcctttccttgccgcccagcagaaccaggccgcccctgttcaggcccaggccgcccctgctcaggcccaggccgcccctgttccggctcaggccgtcgctcctccagcccctgaggaagctcaaccagtaccagttcaactgtcggccgaggcgaaacacttacgggatttcaggaagtataatcccaagacctttgacggatccatggacaaccccacaaaggcccaaatgtggttgacgtccatagagactattttccggtacatgaagtgcccagaagaccagaaggtgcagtgtgcagtcttcttcttggaggacaggggcaccgcctggtgggagaccgctgagagaatgctggggggcgatgtcagcaaaataacttgggagcagttcaaggagaacttctatgctaagttcttctctgcaaatgtgaagcacgccaagctgcaagagttcctaaacttggagcaaggcgacatgacggtggagcagtacgacgccgagttcgatatgctgtcccgctttgctcccgatatggtaagggatgaggatgccaggacggagaaattcgttagaggactcaggctagaccttcagggcattgtcagagccctccgcccagccacgcatgctgatgcactacgtatagcactggatttgagcctgcctgagagagccgatccgtctaaggctgccggcagagggtcagccttgggacagaagagaaaggtggagacgcagcttgacgtagcaccgcagcgaacactgaggtcaggaggtgtcttccagagacaccgacgggagcttgcagcagccgggaggactctgagagagctacccgcttgtactacctgcgggagagtccacggaggtcgttgcttagctggaagtggagtctgcttcagatgtagacagccggggcacactgctgatgtgtgtcctcggaaaccctttgagacgacaccgccccagccttctgcgtcccagcaggggagagttttcgccaccacccggcaggaggccgagcgagctggcacagtggtgacag gtagaggacggggcaagggcaagggcaagctggcgagcgacccgaagtga
- the LOC103485660 gene encoding probable protein phosphatase 2C 11 isoform X1 — MSSRDSNVLFSGGGISFLNENHTGKFSYGYSSFKGKRASMEDFYETRISEVDGQMVAFFGVFDGHGGSRTAEYLKRNLFKNLSSHPDFIKDTKTAIIEVFKQTDADYINEEKGQQKDAGSTASTAVLLGDRLLVANVGDSRVVASRAGSAIPLSIDHKPDRSDERQRIEQAGGFILWAGTWRVGGILAVSRAFGDKLLKPYVVADPEIKEEELEGVDFIIIASDGLWNVISNEEAVALVQHNQDAEMASRQLIQEAFARGSSDNITCVIVRFGLS; from the exons ATGTCCTCGAGGGATTCTAACGTCCTCTTCAGTGGTGGCGGCATCAG TTTTCTCAATGAAAATCACACTGGAAAGTTCAGCTATGGATATTCTAGTTTCAAGGGcaaaagagcttcaatggaGGACTTCTATGAAACAAGAATTTCTGAAGTTGATGGGCAGATGGTCGCTTTTTTTGGTGTTTTTGATG GTCATGGAGGTTCCAGAACAGCTGAATACCTTAAGCGCAATCTTTTCAAGAACCTAAGTAGCCATCCAGACTTTATCAAAGACACAAAGACTGCTATTA TTGAGGTCTTTAAACAGACTGATGCCGATTATATCAATGAAGAGAAAGGGCAGCAGAAAGATGCTGGGTCAACTGCATCAACTGCTGTCCTGTTGGGGGATCGTCTCCTTGTTGCAAATGTTGGGGATTCCAGAGTAGTTGCATCTAGAGCTGGTTCAG CTATTCCCCTCTCTATTGATCACAAACCTGATAGGTCAGATGAGCGCCAAAGGATTGAGCAAGCGGGAGGATTCATTCTTTGGGCAG GAACTTGGCGGGTTGGTGGTATCCTAGCAGTTTCACGTGCCTTTGGAGATAAGCTACTCAAACCGTATGTTGTTGCTGATCCTGAAATTAAG GAAGAAGAACTTGAAGGTGtagattttattattattgcaaGCGATGGACTTTGGAATGTCATATCAAACGAG GAAGCTGTTGCATTGGTACAACACAACCAAGATGCAGAAATGGCATCAAGACAACTAATCCAAGAAGCTTTTGCTCGAGGGAGTTCCGACAACATTACATGTGTCATTGTACGGTTTGGTTTATCGTAA
- the LOC103485660 gene encoding probable protein phosphatase 2C 11 isoform X2 — MSSRDSNVLFSGGGISFLNENHTGKFSYGYSSFKGKRASMEDFYETRISEVDGQMVAFFGVFDGHGGSRTAEYLKRNLFKNLSSHPDFIKDTKTAIIEVFKQTDADYINEEKGQQKDAGSTASTAVLLGDRLLVANVGDSRVVASRAGSAIPLSIDHKPDRSDERQRIEQAGGFILWAGTWRVGGILAVSRAFGDKLLKPYVVADPEIKEEELEGVDFIIIASDGLWNVISNELGDLEKKNKK, encoded by the exons ATGTCCTCGAGGGATTCTAACGTCCTCTTCAGTGGTGGCGGCATCAG TTTTCTCAATGAAAATCACACTGGAAAGTTCAGCTATGGATATTCTAGTTTCAAGGGcaaaagagcttcaatggaGGACTTCTATGAAACAAGAATTTCTGAAGTTGATGGGCAGATGGTCGCTTTTTTTGGTGTTTTTGATG GTCATGGAGGTTCCAGAACAGCTGAATACCTTAAGCGCAATCTTTTCAAGAACCTAAGTAGCCATCCAGACTTTATCAAAGACACAAAGACTGCTATTA TTGAGGTCTTTAAACAGACTGATGCCGATTATATCAATGAAGAGAAAGGGCAGCAGAAAGATGCTGGGTCAACTGCATCAACTGCTGTCCTGTTGGGGGATCGTCTCCTTGTTGCAAATGTTGGGGATTCCAGAGTAGTTGCATCTAGAGCTGGTTCAG CTATTCCCCTCTCTATTGATCACAAACCTGATAGGTCAGATGAGCGCCAAAGGATTGAGCAAGCGGGAGGATTCATTCTTTGGGCAG GAACTTGGCGGGTTGGTGGTATCCTAGCAGTTTCACGTGCCTTTGGAGATAAGCTACTCAAACCGTATGTTGTTGCTGATCCTGAAATTAAG GAAGAAGAACTTGAAGGTGtagattttattattattgcaaGCGATGGACTTTGGAATGTCATATCAAACGAG CTTGGAgatcttgaaaagaaaaataaaaaatga